In Fimbriimonadaceae bacterium, the genomic window CTTCGTCCCCTTGGAAAAGGTCTACTCCTACGAACCGATTTTGCCGGCGATGACCGCTGAGCAGGCGAGGCATGTGATGGGCGCGCAGTTTCAGATTTGGACGGAATACATACCGGATGGATCCCGGGTCGAGTACATGGCTTATCCACGCGGCTGCGCCCTTGCCGAGGTCGTCTGGTCACCGAAGGATCAACGGAACGTGGAGGACTTTCTGGCGAGGCTTCCGTTCCACCTCGACCGGCTCGCCGCGATGGGGGTCAACTTCCGCCGGCTCGATGCCGGAATCGGTGGCCGCGACCATTGAACACCGTCGACCTCGTACGAGGAACGATGACCGGCCCGGACGTGGTTACCACCACCCGATCGGTTCGGGACCTGATCAGGCTCTGGCAAGACCAGCAGGCTGCCGAACGGTTTGCTAACCAGATCGTTTACCAAACCTATGCGATTGAGGATCGCGATTTGCTTTACGGAACGACCGTGCTTCAACCGGGCCGAATCGGCGATCAGCACTTTATGACCCGCGGGCATTTTCACCTGCGGCCGGATCGGGGCGAAACGGTTTTGACGCTATCCGGCAAGGGCGTATTGAAGCTGATGAGCCGCTCGGGCGACCGTCAGTCGGAGGTGCTAAGCACCGGCTCGGCCCACCGGATCGACGGGGCATGGGCGCATCGCGTGGTCAACACCGGTTCGGAGCCCCTCGTGTTCTATGTCACGTGGATGGCGGATTGCGGCCACGACTATGACTCGATCACGGTTGATTCGTTTTAGAGAATTTTGCCCTTGGAGGGCGAGGGTCCCCCGAGCCGCGCACACCGCCCAAAAACACCGAATCCGTATATTCAGCGGTCGGAAATCCAGCGAAGCGGATTCAATTCACCTTGGTACTCCCAATCATCGGCGTTTTCGATGAGACCATGGCGAACCGGATTCTGTCGCACGTACTGCCATCGGTCCGAGTAGGACTCGCCAGATCTTAGTTGTCGATCCCAGAATTGGGACTGCCATAGCGGGCGCTCTTCAGGTTGAGGCCACGATCGCGATACGATGGTCTTCCAGTACCTCACCCAGGCCTCTAGAGGTCCAGGCTCAGCGGAAGACGGAGCACAAAAGAGGTGAATATGGTCGGGCAGCACCACGTATCTTCCGACGAGCCAATGCCTTGCACGCAGCCACGCATCCAGAAGCAACTGGTGCGCATGGGGTGAAGCGAGGATTGGCTGTCGAGCCTTCGTCACGACCGTTACGAAGATGATGACGGGACGATTCCCGATGTCCAAGTAAGGTCGATGCACCGGTCTCTTTCTGGTTGGCTCCATCGTGCGGTTTGAGGTGCAGTATGTAGGGTAAGTGGCACGCACGGCTCGGGGGACCCTCGACCTCCAGGAGATGTAGCGTCGTGCGCGGCTCGGGGGACCCTCGCCCTCCAGGATTTTGCAGCGCTCTATATCCGCCTAACCGTCATCGACATTTCCAGGGGCGTCGCCCGCACGATGTCGCGCTCGAGCGGGGGCGGGCCGCAGCTGGCGCCTCCCAGGCCCATGGTCGCCGCATCGATGCGAAAGAGGGTGCCATCGACGGGCTGGACCGGAATGAACTTGCGGGGCTCGCCGTTGCGGTGTCTGGCTTCGTCCAGGTCCTCCGCGCGATAACGCGACACCGCGAAGGCCATCGGACGGTCGAAGCGGAATTCGAGTCCCTTGCCGGCGGCGTCGGTGAGCTTGATCCAACGGACCTCTTCTCGATTGCCGAACTCCTGCGGCCGTAGGTAGATGGGCTTCTCGTCGTCGATCACGGTCTTCCACCACCCGATATCCGCGGACGCCTTGCGGTCGGGATAGTTCTCGTGCGGTCCACGCCCGAACCATTTGACTTCCTGATAGTTTGCCGAAAGATTGAAGAGGAGTCCGATCCGGGGCAAGGGTGGGAGCTCGTCGATCGGTTCGAACTTGGCATCGATGCGAAGCGCGTCATCCGCTCCTGAGAGCCGAAGCGACTGCCGGAAGCCAAGTCCCTTGTCGCCAATGTATTCGGAAACCTCCCAATCGCCGTTGTGCCATTGGCGATGAAGTTGGATCCGTCGCAAGCCAGCATCGAGGAAGGCTTTGCGGAACCAGATGTCGTTGTCGGTGAAGGCTCGGAAGATGTCGAAGCGGAACGGTCCCAGCAACTCGACGATATCCGCATGCGGACTACCGGTTCCGGCCAGTAACGTTGGTTGGCACTCGTGAACGAGAAAGGTAGTCCTGGCCACGTTGTCAACCGCCAGGTGTAGAACGGCAGCCTCCGCCTTGGAGCAATCTGGCATCGGAACCGTGAAGTCATGGCTCTGTCCAGGCTGCAAATCAAGTAAGTGGCTCCCGCCAAGGGCTTGGGACTTATCGTTGTCAACGAACACCACCCAATTGAGACGCTCCACGGCAGTAAATGCCATATGATTCGTTATCCGAATCATTCGTTCATCAATTCTTTCAAACGCGACCGGTTGATAGACCCGCTGAACCTCCGTCGCTTTCGGCGTCCAAGTTCGGTCCGCCAGTAGAATCCCATCTCCGCAGAACGGCCCGTCGTTGGGCTGGTCGTCGTAGTCGCCACCGATAGCGAACGCACCGTGCTCCGAACCGGCAAACGCCGGCCGGGAGAGCCCCTGGTCTACCCAGTCCCAGATACAACCGCCCATACAGCGATCAGAACTCATCATCGCCGCCCAGTAGTCCTCAAGGTTGCCCATCGCGTTTCCCATCGCATGGGCGTACTCGCATAAGAAGAACGGCTTGACCTTGCCTGCCTCGATCACGGCGTCGACGGTGGGATACATCACGCTCTCGACGTCGGCGACCTCGTTCATCCGTTCATAATGGATGGGTCTCGAATCATCCCGTTTCCGAACTAAAGATGCGGTCGCCTCAAAATTGCAGCCCGAACCGGCTTCGTTGCCAAGGGACCACATAATGATCGAGGGGTGGTTTTTGTGACACGTGACCAACCGCTCCGTCCGATCCAGGTGGGCAGCCTCCCATTCCGGCTTATTGCCAAGCGTCTTGTCCAGGTCGTATCCCATCCCGTGCGACTCGATGTTCGCTTCGTCGATGACGAGCATTCCCGCGCGGTCGCAGAGGTTGTACCAGTAGGCGTCGTTCATGTAATGAGAGCACCGAACGGCATTGATATGGAGCGACTGCATCAGAACGATGTCCTTCAACATCGACTTTCGAGTCACTGTCCTTCCGGTCTCGGGATCGTGTTCGTGGCGGTTGACGCCCCTGATCTTGATCGCGGCGCCGTTCAAGCGAAACACTCCATCCTGCCACGATATCGTACGGAACCCTACTGAACACGTACGGATATCTAATGATGTCGATCCGTCCACCAGCTCGAGCACCAGGCGATACAGGTCCGGAGTTTCATGCGACCACAGTCGTGGCTCGGTAATTCGGAATGCGAACGGTCCTGGCGCCACAGGATCGTCCAAGACAAGCGCTCCAAAGGGGTCGAACAGACGGAGTCGAACGCGCAAAGACTCCGGACCTGCCACGTTCGTCCAGCCATGCAGCCGACCATCCGCCTCGGCCCGGACGTTGAAATCCTCGAGACGAGCCGTTGGTAAGGCGAGGAGGTGGACCGAGCGGAAGATACCGCCGAAGCGCCACATATCCTGGTCCTCCAGGTAGCTGCCGTCGGAGTACTTGAAGACCTCGACGGCAAGGACATTGACGCCGGGCACCAAAAAGTCGGTAATCCTAAATTCTGCGGGCCCCTTACTATCCTTGCTTAGGCCGACGAACTGTCCGTTCACCCAAACATAGAAGAAGGAGTACACCCCGCCGAAGCGAAGGACCACGTCCCGACCTTCCCATTCCCTGGGAACCTCGAAACGGCAAAGATAGGCTCCCACGGGGTTGTCCGAGCCAACCAGCGGAGGATCGGCAGGGAACGGGTAGCGAACGTTCGAGTAGACCGGAATGCCGTAGCCGTGCGATTCCCAGCAGCTTGGTACCGGCAATTCCCCCCAACGGGAGTCGTCATAGTCCACCTCATGGAATCGCTGGAGCCGGGCTGCCGGCGATGCGACCCAATAGAACTTCCAGTCCCCATCGAGCGATTGCACGAGGCTGCCTTGATCCCACTCGGTCGCCAGCGCCTCTTCGGCCGTCCTAAATGGCCATGCCGTGCAGCGCGGCGGTAACTTTCCCGAGCCCAAGAGCGAAGGGTTCTCCCAGTCATTCATCCACAGGCGGGTTTACCGCACCGGCAACCCAATGCCCTGCCCCGGCGTAAACTGTCGCGCAACCGATGCCAATTACACGGGAATGTTCGTCGGTCTCTTGCGGTTGATTCGAAATAGCCGTATGGTAAACAAGAAGGAGAGCGTGTGAACGTACCTGAACTGGAGCCGCTGGGCGATGATATGTTCCTTAACACCGAGCGGCGTTGCCCGGTGGTGTTACTTCTCGACACGTCGTCCTCGATGCGCGGCAGCATCGACCTCGTCAATGTGGGCCTGCGCGACCTCAAGACCGATCTTCATTCCGACCCGCTCGCCAGCCAGCGCGTTGAAATCGCCATTGTCACCTTCGGACCGGTTTTCCTTGCCCAGGATTTCGTGACGGTCGATCGCTGGATCCCCCCGCGTCTTGCCGCCGCCGGAAACACGCCGATGGGTGAAGCTCTTGAGTTTGCACTTGAGCAGCTGCGCCACCGAAAGCGCGCGTATCGGGAGGCCGGTCTTCCCTATTACCGCCCTTGGATATGGCTCGTGACCGACGGACTGCCCACCGACTCCTGGCAGCGAGCGGCAGAGGAAGCCCAAGCCGAAGTTCAAAACGGCGGACTCGAAGTGTTCACAATCGGCACCGACAAGGCAGACTTCAGCGTTCTTCGTCAAATCAGCAAGCCGCGAAAGCCGGTTCGGCTGCGCGAAGCGCGCTACCGGGAAATGTTCGTTTGGCTCAGCCAGTCGCTCAAACCCGTTTCGCGCGCCCTACCTGGCTCGCCCCTACAGCTTGACCCCACCGAAAACTGGGGTGACCAGGCGGGCTAAGGAGCGAGTTGGCGGTGGCATGGTCCTACGCATTGGCAACCGCCCGCGGCCAAATCCACGGCGAAAATGACCCCTGCCAAGATCGCGTTCTCTGCCGCCAGGATCCGGAAACGGGCCGTATCGTCGCGGTGGTGGCGGATGGGGCGGGAAGCGCCCGGCTGGGCGGGCTCGGCGCCGAAGTCGCTTGCCGGACGTTCGTCGACATGCTGCTCGCCTGGCCCGAACCATCCGTTGGGGAGGAGCAGGCACGGCGATTGGTAACGGCGATCGGCGAGCGTGTACGCCAGGTTGCCGAAGAAAGCGTCGCCGATGTCGCGGAGCTCAGCTCGACGCTGGTCGGCGTCTGCCTGGGAGGCGGACTCTCGGTTGCAATCCAGGTCGGTGACGGGGCAACCGTTTATGCCAATGGCGACGGATTCGATGTGGCCATGTGGCCGCTCCAGTCGGAATTCGTCAACGAGACGACGTTTCTAACGTCGCCCCAGGCGCCCGAAAGAGTGCAGGTTCGACCGTTCGAGCACGAACCGGATTCGGTGTTCCTCTTCTCGGACGGGTTGCAGTACCTGCTGCTCGACTTCTCGAACAAGGTGGTCCACGCGCCGTTCTTTGCCGCCGTCCAGGCGCGAATGATCGATCAGGAGCCAGGCGAATCCGCGGCAATCAACCGCTGGTTGGAAGCCACCCTTTCATCGCCGGCGGTGACGTCCCGGTCCGATGACGACACGTCGCTCATCGTGCTGCAGCGGAAAGCCACGCCATGAGCGAGTACACCTCGAGCCGCTACATGGGTGATGCCGAAACCTATGAGCCGCATGCCCGCATCGGCGAGGGAGGCGAGGGTCGGGTGTTCTCGCTGCGCAGCCACAAAGACCTGGTTCTCAAGCTCTACAAAGACTTGGATTCGAACCAGCGACTTCGGATCGAGGGACTTGTCTCCCGCCAGTCCGAGAAGCTCCGGCGGGCAGCTGCATGGCCGATCGACTTCGTCCGCGATCCCGGGGGCAACTCGGCCGGGTTTGTGATGGAGTACCTGAAGGACTACCGACCCCTTTACTCCATCTACCAAGTCAAGTCCCGGATGCAGACGCTGCCGGACAGGAACTTCCAGTTTATGGTCCGGGTCGCCCGCAACCTCGCCACTTGCGTCCATTTCGTCCACGAAGACGGCCTCGTAATCGGTGACCTCAATGAGTCGAACGTCATGGTCGCCGCCAACGCGATGGTCAAGCTGATCGACTCCGACAGCTTCCAGATCGATATCGGAGGGCAAACCATCCTGTGTGAGGTCGCCAAGGCGGAGCTGCTCGCACCGGAACTTCATGGCGTGAGACTGGATACGACGCCACGGATTCAGAACAACGACCTGTTCCCCCTTGCCGTACTCATCTTTCAGGCCCTGGTATTCGGACGCCATCCCTTTGCGGGCAAACCCAAGGATCACCAGGAGGTGAGCCTCGAGGATGCGATCCGGGAGGGCCATTACGTCTTCACGAAGCGTCGGGAGATACCGCTCGATCCCCCCGCTGGGATCAGCCTTGACTGGCTGCCGGAGGAGATCAGGGAGCTGTTCGAACGCGCATTCGACCGAAGCGAACCCCTGAGGCCCTCGGCGCTTGAATGGTTTGAGGCACTGCAGCGACTGGAGTCCTCGTTGGTTGTCTGCGACACGGAGTTGGCGCGCGACTCAGCGGTCACGACGGGGAATGCCGCCCACGTGCATTGGAGCGGCGTGGACCACTGCCCATGGTGCGAGATGGAAGGCCGTTGGCGGTTTTCGCTGTTCGGATCCCGTACGTTATCGGCCCCTGACGATCTGCTTGCCGAATCAGCAAGCCTGAAGGAGCTTATTGACACCATTCAGGCAGTGCCCTTGCCGGACCTCGATCCCTCACCGGTCCTCGCGAATGAATTGCCAAAGCCCTTTGGCGCCAACGACGTGCTCGCGAGTATTGCCGTCGCATCATGGCCCCTCTCGATCACCCTCCTGACCACGATTGGCAACCAGGTATGGACGCTTCCGTGGGCGATCGTTGCCGGTGCCGCTCTGCCCTTTGGCTTGACGGGCTGGCTGACGTGGCGATCGACTGAGCGCTGGCGCGAAACGCGGCGATATCGGGCGGTCCTTCGTCGGTTGGAGCCCTTCTTCGATCGCTGGCAAAGGCTGGCCGACCGAGACCTCTATCAAAAGAAGCTCGACCACTACCAGGGATTGATCAAGAAGTATCAGGACGTCAACCGGCGCATGGAGCTGGAACGGTTTGCCGTGTTTCGCAAGATGTACCAGCCCGAAATCCGGCGCTTCCTGTCGTCGTATTCGATCTTGGTGGCCGACGTGGAAACGACCGGCAATCTCCTTCGCTCCGACCTCTATGAGAGGGGTCTTCGTACCGCCGCCGATGTCGATGAGACAACCCTCGCCCGCATTCCGGGCAGCCGGGCTTATAGCAAGGAACTGATCAAGTGGCGCGAGAATCTGGAGATGGCGTACTGGGCGACGTCGGCGAATGCGATCCCAAACGCCGATGAACGCCGACTGCGCAACGAAGCGTTTCGCGAGCAGCAAGCGATTGTCCAGGAACTGCGAGAGGCGCCCGAGGAGTTGAAGCGGCTCGGTGAGGAGCTGCGGCGCGAGCAGGACTTTCTCCTGGGAGAAATGGCGGAGGATCTTGCCGCGGCGAGGGCGATCATCAAGCACTTCCAGAAGGAAGAGAGCCAGCTCAAGCTCGACATCTTCGGCAGGCACAGCTACAACCTGCCGGGACCGCCCCCATTAGCCGAGGCCAACCTTGCTTATGAGCTGCCCCCCGAAACCGCATCGGAGCAGCAAGTCCGCCAGCGGTCGTAAGCGTCGGTAGAATACGGCGCATGGCCGTTCCTGTCCTTCGCGCCCTCGGGCTTTCGAAGGCTTATGGCGGCGTGCAGGCGCTCTGCGACCTGAGCCTCGATCTCAATCCAGGCGAAGTTCATGCGGTATGCGGCGAGAACGGCGCCGGCAAATCGACGCTGAACCGCATCTTATCGGGAGTCGTTCGTCCGGACGCGGGCTCGTTGGAAGTCGCGGGAAGATCCCTCCCGCCAGGCGACGTGGTTGCGGCGGAGACGGCCGGTGTTGCGATCGTCCACCAGGAATCGGCGATCTTCGCCAATTTGAACGCGGCCGACAACATTGCGCTGATGCATGAGCCCACTTCACGCTATGGGATGACCCTGGACCGTCGCACGATGGACGAGACCGCACGGGCCGCCCTCGATGAGCTGGGAGAGA contains:
- the pgiA gene encoding Glucose-6-phosphate isomerase, whose product is MTGPDVVTTTRSVRDLIRLWQDQQAAERFANQIVYQTYAIEDRDLLYGTTVLQPGRIGDQHFMTRGHFHLRPDRGETVLTLSGKGVLKLMSRSGDRQSEVLSTGSAHRIDGAWAHRVVNTGSEPLVFYVTWMADCGHDYDSITVDSF
- the lacZ_1 gene encoding Beta-galactosidase yields the protein MNDWENPSLLGSGKLPPRCTAWPFRTAEEALATEWDQGSLVQSLDGDWKFYWVASPAARLQRFHEVDYDDSRWGELPVPSCWESHGYGIPVYSNVRYPFPADPPLVGSDNPVGAYLCRFEVPREWEGRDVVLRFGGVYSFFYVWVNGQFVGLSKDSKGPAEFRITDFLVPGVNVLAVEVFKYSDGSYLEDQDMWRFGGIFRSVHLLALPTARLEDFNVRAEADGRLHGWTNVAGPESLRVRLRLFDPFGALVLDDPVAPGPFAFRITEPRLWSHETPDLYRLVLELVDGSTSLDIRTCSVGFRTISWQDGVFRLNGAAIKIRGVNRHEHDPETGRTVTRKSMLKDIVLMQSLHINAVRCSHYMNDAYWYNLCDRAGMLVIDEANIESHGMGYDLDKTLGNKPEWEAAHLDRTERLVTCHKNHPSIIMWSLGNEAGSGCNFEATASLVRKRDDSRPIHYERMNEVADVESVMYPTVDAVIEAGKVKPFFLCEYAHAMGNAMGNLEDYWAAMMSSDRCMGGCIWDWVDQGLSRPAFAGSEHGAFAIGGDYDDQPNDGPFCGDGILLADRTWTPKATEVQRVYQPVAFERIDERMIRITNHMAFTAVERLNWVVFVDNDKSQALGGSHLLDLQPGQSHDFTVPMPDCSKAEAAVLHLAVDNVARTTFLVHECQPTLLAGTGSPHADIVELLGPFRFDIFRAFTDNDIWFRKAFLDAGLRRIQLHRQWHNGDWEVSEYIGDKGLGFRQSLRLSGADDALRIDAKFEPIDELPPLPRIGLLFNLSANYQEVKWFGRGPHENYPDRKASADIGWWKTVIDDEKPIYLRPQEFGNREEVRWIKLTDAAGKGLEFRFDRPMAFAVSRYRAEDLDEARHRNGEPRKFIPVQPVDGTLFRIDAATMGLGGASCGPPPLERDIVRATPLEMSMTVRRI